Proteins co-encoded in one Prosthecobacter debontii genomic window:
- a CDS encoding DUF3307 domain-containing protein has protein sequence MSELVEFPPHHWLAALQALFALCIGHALADFPLQGEYLATGKNRRFLMRMQDPSRPVHIWVVCMGAHCLIHAGAVWLITGSSLLALIELVVHWGIDVAKCEGKTTFNQDQVLHVACKAAYVGAGYAGWVG, from the coding sequence ATGTCTGAACTCGTGGAGTTTCCCCCGCATCACTGGCTGGCTGCCCTACAAGCGCTGTTTGCTCTTTGCATCGGCCATGCCCTTGCGGATTTTCCGCTTCAGGGGGAATACCTCGCGACTGGGAAGAATCGACGCTTTTTGATGCGAATGCAGGATCCTTCCCGGCCGGTGCATATCTGGGTGGTTTGCATGGGGGCGCATTGCTTGATCCATGCAGGGGCCGTGTGGCTGATCACCGGGTCTTCGCTCTTGGCGCTGATCGAGCTTGTTGTTCATTGGGGAATCGACGTGGCGAAGTGTGAAGGGAAGACCACCTTCAATCAGGATCAGGTGCTGCATGTCGCCTGTAAGGCTGCTTACGTTGGCGCAGGCTACGCCGGGTGGGTTGGGTAA
- a CDS encoding response regulator, giving the protein MNSTYRISDPASDLVAQDPLHVNHRILIVDDNTTIHEDFRKILSPTDFGEADLNMIESAVFGDTQTSRAMPEFELAFAAQGDGAVRLAEMGLQQGRPFALALVDVRMPPGMDGISTIKSLWKIQPDLQVAICTAYADYTWDDIVDHLGISHRLVILKKPFDPIEVIQIANALTCKWAYERESALRQLGMQTRLWDNAKRMEDTYARLRQEHEDRMRLEEDMRKMQKMDALGGLAAGIAHDFNNVLTVIQGHLSMNLMNGDQPPGIAESMGEVLLAARRAADLTKQLLNFTSRDYKAPRPTSLAEELQSEVELLKRTLGNHITLDIKIDEDLPEVMADAGSLGQIVVNLAVNARDAMPKGGQLSITTRRVTVTDLQDARELHPDARPGEFVVVTISDSGCGIPSEVIGQIFDPFYTTKEPGKGTGMGLAMVRGLTRHMGGWVAVSSVVGVGTDFHLYLPVVGESSMLETPLAATKDFDGLLHDVSPCTLLIVDDDTSVCHVMNYVLENQGHTVYQAKDAHEAWQLWRAHRHTINLVITDINLPGDASGFDLGRAILGDDATLPIIFTSGYCPDILGQTTNLQLGINYLPKPFDVLDLLNAVGHALTKGLPKMLTSPQKSSAKVQVPQASSQTTVQ; this is encoded by the coding sequence ATGAACTCCACCTACCGCATCTCTGATCCGGCGTCTGATCTTGTGGCTCAAGATCCGTTGCACGTGAATCACCGCATCTTGATTGTGGATGACAACACCACGATTCATGAGGATTTTCGCAAGATCCTGTCGCCCACGGACTTTGGTGAGGCCGATCTGAATATGATCGAGTCTGCTGTCTTTGGCGATACGCAAACCTCGAGGGCCATGCCTGAATTTGAACTGGCGTTTGCTGCCCAAGGCGATGGTGCGGTGAGGCTTGCCGAAATGGGGCTTCAGCAGGGCAGACCTTTTGCCCTGGCTCTGGTTGATGTCCGTATGCCTCCTGGGATGGATGGTATCTCCACGATTAAGTCGCTGTGGAAAATCCAGCCTGACCTGCAGGTCGCCATTTGCACCGCTTACGCCGACTATACCTGGGATGACATCGTGGATCATCTCGGCATCTCCCATCGACTCGTCATCCTGAAAAAGCCGTTCGATCCGATCGAGGTCATTCAGATTGCCAATGCCCTGACCTGTAAATGGGCCTATGAACGTGAGTCTGCGCTCCGCCAACTCGGCATGCAGACTCGACTGTGGGACAATGCCAAGCGCATGGAGGACACCTACGCTCGTCTGCGTCAGGAGCATGAAGACCGCATGCGCCTGGAGGAAGACATGCGCAAGATGCAGAAGATGGATGCGCTCGGTGGTCTAGCGGCCGGGATCGCGCACGACTTTAACAATGTGCTGACCGTCATTCAGGGACATCTGAGCATGAACCTGATGAACGGCGACCAGCCTCCCGGCATCGCTGAATCCATGGGCGAGGTGCTCCTGGCTGCCCGCCGTGCTGCGGACCTCACCAAGCAATTGCTTAATTTCACGAGTCGGGATTACAAAGCGCCTCGGCCTACCTCTTTGGCTGAGGAACTGCAATCTGAGGTGGAGTTGTTGAAGCGCACTTTGGGCAATCACATTACCCTGGATATCAAGATCGATGAAGACCTTCCGGAGGTGATGGCGGATGCGGGGTCTCTGGGGCAGATCGTAGTCAATCTGGCGGTTAACGCCCGTGATGCCATGCCGAAAGGCGGGCAGCTTTCCATCACCACACGCAGAGTCACTGTCACGGATTTGCAGGACGCTAGGGAATTGCATCCAGATGCACGCCCGGGAGAGTTCGTGGTCGTCACGATCAGCGATTCAGGATGCGGCATCCCATCCGAGGTCATCGGCCAGATCTTCGATCCCTTTTATACCACCAAAGAGCCCGGCAAAGGCACGGGTATGGGCTTGGCCATGGTGCGCGGTCTTACCCGCCACATGGGCGGTTGGGTGGCGGTATCCAGTGTGGTCGGAGTGGGCACGGATTTCCATCTCTACCTTCCTGTGGTCGGGGAGAGTTCCATGCTGGAAACTCCGTTGGCTGCCACTAAAGACTTCGATGGCCTGCTTCACGATGTTTCGCCCTGCACCCTGTTGATTGTCGATGACGACACCAGCGTCTGCCATGTGATGAACTACGTCTTGGAGAACCAGGGACATACCGTTTATCAGGCTAAGGATGCCCACGAGGCCTGGCAGCTCTGGCGCGCTCACCGCCACACCATCAATCTGGTCATCACGGATATTAACCTTCCTGGCGATGCCAGCGGGTTCGATCTCGGTCGTGCCATTTTGGGAGATGATGCCACGCTCCCCATCATCTTCACGAGCGGCTACTGTCCAGATATCCTTGGACAGACCACTAACCTACAGCTTGGCATCAATTACCTGCCGAAGCCGTTTGATGTGCTGGACTTGCTGAATGCCGTCGGTCATGCGCTGACGAAAGGACTGCCTAAGATGCTGACCTCGCCTCAGAAAAGCTCAGCCAAGGTGCAGGTTCCGCAGGCTTCCTCGCAGACCACAGTTCAGTGA
- a CDS encoding general secretion pathway protein GspK, protein MRLPPLHRRRQQGSALVAVFWMIAVLGLVVYAGAKALEADTQYARQMRGRTYAKRLAQMGLEIGRHPALPEHDPLLHHVSPDGGSYQVRLVAEEARLNINQLLAADDKVLLPRLFASWGLKPEFAAALRDALKDWVDGDDKTSLNGAERRDYEKAGLQGMPFNRPFKEIEEMLMVRGMSQLNQIRPDWREWFTVYGDGRVDVNDARPELIALLGNVPVERVQPLLTLRAGRDGVLHSQDDVKLSSVPQVAQLLGVFQPLIVEQLTQWIQFSGPIRRIESTGQFGDIRRRLILITQNQQALWRGEIPLHGQDS, encoded by the coding sequence ATGCGTCTGCCTCCGCTCCATCGCCGTCGTCAGCAGGGCTCCGCACTTGTCGCGGTGTTCTGGATGATTGCCGTGCTGGGGCTGGTGGTCTATGCCGGGGCCAAGGCGTTGGAAGCGGATACTCAGTATGCTCGGCAGATGCGTGGACGCACTTATGCCAAACGCCTCGCTCAGATGGGATTGGAGATTGGTCGGCACCCGGCTTTACCGGAACATGATCCACTGCTTCATCACGTGAGTCCTGATGGAGGTTCCTATCAAGTTCGCCTCGTGGCCGAAGAAGCTCGTCTTAACATCAATCAGCTTTTAGCCGCTGACGACAAGGTGCTCTTGCCGAGACTGTTTGCGTCATGGGGTTTGAAACCCGAATTCGCCGCCGCCCTGCGAGACGCGCTGAAGGACTGGGTGGATGGGGATGATAAGACGAGCCTGAATGGCGCCGAACGACGTGATTATGAGAAGGCTGGTCTGCAAGGCATGCCTTTCAATCGGCCCTTCAAGGAGATCGAGGAAATGCTCATGGTGAGAGGCATGTCTCAGTTGAATCAAATTCGGCCAGACTGGCGTGAGTGGTTCACGGTGTATGGCGATGGTCGAGTGGATGTGAATGATGCGCGGCCTGAGTTGATCGCCCTTCTGGGGAATGTTCCGGTGGAGCGTGTGCAGCCGCTGCTGACGCTACGGGCGGGGCGAGATGGAGTGCTGCATTCGCAAGACGATGTGAAACTGAGTTCCGTGCCTCAGGTCGCTCAGTTGCTCGGTGTTTTTCAACCTCTCATCGTGGAGCAACTCACGCAGTGGATTCAATTCAGCGGGCCGATACGCCGTATTGAAAGCACGGGGCAGTTCGGTGATATTCGTCGTCGATTGATCCTTATTACCCAAAACCAACAGGCGCTTTGGCGCGGAGAAATTCCCCTGCATGGCCAAGACTCGTAA
- a CDS encoding sensor histidine kinase: MEWGTPALVFLAITLAVGGACLGFLKKRYHHTHHHLMVFVLVGAVGYLAPLRIQKKAQHEGDDLQQTWMGVSRTFAHALERASPQINQLTVDTAQPALMHVFRRLGNEAKDCSSAAVVVKDNQGTRQYHSLGLADFKDRPSISPECKKKIDAGFRGQEVWHEERGRDKDKPLKSLIAIVPLRDAADNVQGVLLLDFTVETWNRAWLMEQWRIVGEFSGLLIICVCLAGFLVVTSENRRRRELEKAIQPLMKDIESLDGMVNSVEGVVWERTSGSGCFTYLSQNADGYFGYKLEKWSGESNFLEQIVHSEDRSRVQDVWKAALKNLTKYQIEYRVVRADGGTAFVHEYGQAARLMLDGKVLRGILLDVTAQRESEATTQDMHKMMVQASRQAGMAEVATGVLHNVGNVLNSLNVGAKLLAERLKKSRLDKLCQATQLLKEHLPSDPDFFVNDKKGQVLPGYLADLSEYLRDEQNRLDAAVSDMIERIEHIRDMIMLQQSHSSVRTLWEPLDLATVMEEALRLETDVHITHQQVRVERHYADLPPIYSARGLLLQILVNLLGNACQAMGDKPVNQRILTLRILPQEDRVKISVEDTGCGIHPRHLTNIFTQGFTTKRDGHGFGLHHACLLAQDLGGTLKAESDGIGKGARFTLDIPARKDSKSGPFNPPNSLPASTLP, encoded by the coding sequence ATGGAATGGGGAACCCCAGCTTTGGTTTTCTTGGCAATCACGCTCGCTGTGGGCGGCGCTTGCCTCGGCTTTCTAAAGAAGCGTTACCACCACACACACCACCATCTGATGGTCTTTGTGTTGGTGGGCGCGGTCGGCTATCTCGCGCCCTTGCGTATCCAAAAAAAGGCTCAGCATGAGGGAGATGATCTCCAACAAACTTGGATGGGGGTTTCCCGAACCTTTGCGCACGCCTTGGAGAGAGCCTCTCCCCAGATCAATCAATTAACGGTTGATACGGCTCAGCCCGCCCTCATGCATGTTTTCAGACGCTTGGGTAATGAAGCGAAAGACTGTTCATCGGCGGCTGTGGTCGTCAAAGACAATCAGGGAACACGTCAGTATCATTCGTTAGGTCTTGCGGATTTTAAGGATCGCCCATCCATTTCACCGGAATGTAAAAAGAAAATCGATGCAGGTTTTCGCGGACAGGAAGTCTGGCATGAAGAACGAGGCCGGGATAAGGATAAGCCCCTTAAAAGTCTCATTGCCATCGTGCCTTTGCGAGACGCTGCCGATAACGTGCAGGGTGTGCTGCTCCTTGATTTTACTGTCGAGACATGGAACAGGGCTTGGCTGATGGAGCAGTGGCGGATCGTTGGTGAATTCAGCGGTCTGTTAATCATTTGCGTTTGCCTCGCCGGGTTTCTTGTGGTGACGAGTGAAAACCGTCGCCGTCGTGAGTTGGAAAAGGCAATTCAGCCTCTGATGAAAGACATCGAGAGTCTGGACGGCATGGTGAACTCGGTGGAAGGGGTGGTATGGGAGAGAACCTCGGGCAGCGGCTGCTTCACCTACCTTAGCCAGAATGCGGATGGCTATTTTGGCTACAAACTGGAAAAGTGGAGTGGTGAAAGCAATTTCCTGGAACAGATCGTTCACTCGGAGGATCGCAGCCGTGTTCAGGATGTCTGGAAAGCGGCTCTTAAAAACCTCACCAAATATCAGATCGAATACCGGGTGGTGCGCGCAGATGGCGGCACCGCCTTCGTTCATGAATACGGGCAGGCCGCCCGATTGATGTTGGATGGCAAAGTCTTGCGAGGTATTTTGTTAGACGTGACGGCGCAACGCGAGTCCGAGGCTACGACGCAGGACATGCACAAGATGATGGTGCAAGCCTCTCGACAAGCCGGCATGGCTGAGGTGGCCACAGGTGTGCTGCACAATGTGGGCAACGTCCTGAATAGCCTCAATGTCGGTGCCAAGCTCTTGGCTGAACGGCTGAAAAAGTCCCGCTTGGATAAGCTCTGTCAAGCCACGCAACTCCTCAAAGAGCACTTGCCTTCAGATCCTGACTTTTTTGTCAATGACAAGAAAGGGCAGGTGCTGCCCGGTTACTTGGCAGATCTTTCGGAGTACTTGCGGGACGAACAGAACCGCCTGGATGCTGCGGTCAGCGATATGATCGAACGGATCGAGCACATCCGAGATATGATCATGCTTCAGCAGTCACACAGCAGTGTGCGCACCCTTTGGGAGCCTCTGGATCTGGCCACGGTCATGGAAGAGGCCCTGCGCCTTGAGACAGATGTTCATATCACTCATCAGCAAGTGCGGGTAGAGCGGCATTATGCCGACCTCCCTCCCATCTACTCAGCTCGTGGCTTGTTGCTGCAAATTCTGGTCAATCTCCTGGGGAATGCATGTCAGGCGATGGGGGATAAGCCCGTGAACCAACGCATTTTGACTTTGCGAATCTTGCCCCAAGAAGACCGCGTTAAGATCTCTGTGGAAGACACAGGCTGCGGGATTCATCCGCGGCATCTAACCAACATTTTCACCCAGGGATTCACCACTAAACGAGATGGGCACGGTTTCGGTCTGCACCATGCCTGCCTTCTCGCTCAAGACCTGGGAGGGACGTTGAAGGCGGAGAGTGACGGCATCGGCAAAGGTGCTCGCTTCACCCTCGACATCCCCGCTCGTAAGGACTCGAAATCGGGTCCATTCAATCCCCCGAACAGCCTCCCTGCCTCAACTCTACCGTGA
- a CDS encoding type II secretion system protein: MFIHPPVRKVSGGFTLLEVIAALALISLIIGGVYGVADGALRLSTSMNKARIAEMRVTNFVNQWRDYLENVPPTIQLSSGLEKVSRGAAGTLLIEGGQVPFAWTASLRLADAVEFATVKAEDRKSLMLVVRHLKLLEKPTALDHYETLAELPLLKGLKEFKTQFYDPIEKRWYSSWDPRKQPRPPLFMRLHFAFNDDPREHEFTFWIANDLQPLQAAVTPPANIQQP, translated from the coding sequence ATGTTTATTCACCCACCAGTCCGTAAAGTTTCGGGGGGCTTCACTTTGCTCGAAGTCATCGCGGCGCTCGCTCTGATCTCGCTGATTATCGGCGGGGTGTATGGCGTGGCGGATGGAGCTCTGCGGCTCAGCACCTCGATGAATAAGGCCCGCATTGCCGAGATGCGGGTGACGAACTTCGTCAATCAATGGCGGGACTATCTGGAGAATGTGCCCCCGACGATTCAGCTTTCTTCAGGCTTAGAAAAGGTCAGTCGCGGTGCTGCGGGCACGCTCTTAATCGAAGGCGGCCAAGTCCCATTTGCCTGGACTGCGTCCTTGCGCTTGGCCGATGCCGTGGAGTTTGCGACGGTGAAGGCTGAGGATCGAAAGTCTCTCATGCTGGTGGTGAGACACTTGAAGCTTTTGGAGAAACCCACCGCTTTAGATCACTATGAAACCCTGGCTGAACTTCCTTTGTTGAAAGGCCTCAAGGAGTTCAAAACGCAGTTTTACGATCCCATCGAGAAACGCTGGTATTCATCCTGGGATCCGAGAAAGCAGCCCAGGCCGCCTTTGTTCATGCGGTTGCACTTTGCATTTAATGATGACCCACGAGAGCATGAGTTCACGTTCTGGATCGCCAATGACCTACAACCTCTACAGGCAGCGGTCACACCACCTGCCAATATTCAGCAACCTTGA
- a CDS encoding MBL fold metallo-hydrolase, which produces MLEVETYTGGIVETNAYLARFAGGTLLVDAPQGVSHWLKSKKVKVDALLLTHQHFDHVLDAAEVKAENRCPIYAWSDFDRDLTLENFFGAMVGSSFSVPEFKVDHLLAGQSHLDVVGCTWQLFHIPGHSQDSVCFWQKESNVLWSGDVIFRGSLGRTDFPGGSFKQLVTGIQQKLWPLPEGTQVYPGHGTPTTLGLERRENPFL; this is translated from the coding sequence ATGTTGGAAGTAGAAACATATACGGGCGGAATCGTTGAAACGAATGCTTATTTGGCACGATTTGCTGGCGGAACGCTGCTGGTGGATGCGCCACAGGGGGTGAGCCACTGGCTAAAGTCCAAAAAAGTGAAGGTGGACGCTCTCCTACTGACGCATCAGCATTTCGATCACGTTCTGGACGCCGCGGAAGTGAAGGCCGAAAACCGTTGCCCGATCTACGCTTGGTCAGACTTTGATCGCGATCTGACCCTGGAAAACTTTTTTGGTGCCATGGTAGGGAGCAGTTTTTCCGTGCCAGAGTTCAAAGTCGATCACCTCCTAGCAGGGCAATCACACCTTGATGTCGTTGGCTGCACTTGGCAGCTCTTTCACATCCCAGGCCACTCTCAGGACAGCGTTTGTTTTTGGCAGAAGGAATCCAACGTCCTATGGAGTGGCGATGTTATTTTTCGCGGAAGTCTAGGCCGCACAGATTTTCCGGGAGGCTCCTTCAAGCAACTGGTGACTGGCATTCAGCAAAAGCTGTGGCCTCTACCTGAAGGCACGCAGGTCTATCCCGGTCACGGAACTCCAACGACGCTCGGACTCGAGCGTCGGGAGAATCCATTTCTCTAG